The Naumovozyma dairenensis CBS 421 chromosome 1, complete genome genome includes a region encoding these proteins:
- the ADE8 gene encoding phosphoribosylglycinamide formyltransferase (similar to Saccharomyces cerevisiae ADE8 (YDR408C); ancestral locus Anc_5.508) has translation MSKISVLISGSGSNLQALIDAQKASKLGDSKITSVISSSKKAYGLERANKAGIPTHIQSLYPYTKDIPKEDKIARSNARIQFEDDLAKLVLEDGPDLIVCAGWLLILGSTFLNRIGSIPILNLHPALPGAFDGTTHAIEMAWNACQESGKPLVAGCMVHYVIEEVDRGEPVIVKELTITPNDETLEEYEARVHQAEHVAIVEATVKVLDKLKKI, from the coding sequence atgtcaAAAATTTCTGTCCTTATTTCAGGCTCAGGCTCTAACTTACAAGCATTGATCGATGCTCAAAAAGCATCTAAGTTAGGTGACAGCAAGATTACGTCGGTGATTTCATCGAGTAAGAAAGCATATGGGTTAGAAAGAGCCAACAAAGCTGGTATTCCCACTCATATTCAATCTTTATATCCATACACTAAAGATATTCCCAAAGAGGACAAAATAGCTCGATCTAATGCAAGAATTcaatttgaagatgatcTTGCAAAATTGGTACTAGAAGACGGCCCAGATTTAATCGTTTGCGCTGGATGGCTATTAATTTTGGGGTCCACGTTTTTGAATCGTATAGGTTCTATACCTATTCTTAATTTACATCCAGCATTACCTGGCGCCTTCGATGGTACAACGCATGCTATTGAAATGGCTTGGAATGCTTGTCAAGAATCAGGGAAACCATTAGTCGCTGGATGTATGGTTCATTATGTCATTGAAGAAGTGGATAGAGGTGAACCAGTTATAGTTAAAGAGTTAACGATAACTCCAAATGACGAAACTTTGGAAGAGTATGAAGCTAGAGTCCATCAAGCTGAACATGTTGCTATCGTGGAAGCTACCGTTAAAGTCTTGgataaattaaagaaaatatag
- the TRS120 gene encoding TRAPPII-specific subunit TRS120 (similar to Saccharomyces cerevisiae TRS120 (YDR407C); ancestral locus Anc_5.506) produces MQSLTHYSTYIDPSRIRTLIVPIGKWRESSFTKAISRIKDFNEIRLLDITPIDSPLFTPQGFPNGRLLFDINIIAKLDESDMFLYDFEPFRKTFIVIGLVNDDSDPIENLEILKDKYPTVISHNLIYSSKDLDNTKTSDANVFYRRINEEISLETVMCDIGKNFLQALNHYYSSYKHVTLRSPGAIGGSSVLKTKLTRQVTTANSMMASKSSATSNPKRLSSFEATTNTLKRSASMKLATTLSTSENKAQQRSRGRQLKILGNFQLLSGRYIDAMASFTESIILLHKTRDYIWLGSGLDGLAICFILLSYLQLPFQIPEIIDIICPVPLIDPSSIENNNNLNSTSSPRNSVVINGLQSPRGSMAFNQRPALNIDVEKVNLPLLIKTLSEKTLYYYDLSLSHNTEYAPQIVYSTCLLKTLTFMTSCHNGTILSADILNDIIKGRHNHENNSQLKEDFNPLFNKIEVYAFANRLFELQLKDMELESQVEIYSTLAAVYKILGFLRKESFVLRLLMVTLLISSETLSWHQDYRALICNILNLYGIEIDQPESAPSGWLFLQKKAIQLCLAISEIISDKAYISKLSILLLRKYSKILTTAEEERMLQNYINPMVTSGVIKTYWDEYILRGVKIQSLEFDNSGAENSRIPLASALINESRKAKEISKINTQEVFNPFKQLQITAKARNNSNPKTETPPELFLIGDKAEFSIELQNPFKFDVPVSNIELNPKTAKYCTLIGDNFTNDNPYVIKPLSIQTISLILQVKKETFHDVHLIDSLNMSIFNLPPQEFKIVSYKDNSEVNAEEKCTYDQVKLQILPEQPELQLLNTSKMTGNVWMMLDGTSTNFTVTLRNKSLTCNIDYLQFTPVTSIEQSLKPDYWKKLRPDELYSLEKKLEWLKKNCITTKNAPRTMKPNEVIEFNLNVNVSNAPLELTGFDLLIEYGMKAADQSCVYLKKLRLPYKLTIKSSIEVPTMDIIPVNELLSDEMERLDWIDHLMKQIGDNENRKNDYALLLFDVRNSWIDGMSLEVQFEEFKSNSYLIEGSHTSRIIVPIKKIDYRENHFATTPIPSISKGRQFIQSGLTEQEEIGMRESFWFKEYLLSRLKGSWKLSTDKSITGTVDFGKFIEKIDAKMVSVACKGKSSFDIKMTMEKTNVKIGDSTEIVVEIQTNTKDRLNKTPPTEYLHYLIFDHFSSQALPKSNGKLLYNGSLSKPINSCKDTRSTLELIPLNRGKYEIHTCISDAACPESILHYNANFIVFTVY; encoded by the coding sequence ATGCAATCTTTGACACATTATTCAACTTACATCGACCCATCAAGGATTCGAACGTTGATTGTTCCCATTGGTAAATGGCGAGAATCGTCTTTCACTAAAGCAATCTCTAGAATAAaagatttcaatgaaattcGTCTGCTAGATATCACGCCAATCGATAGTCCGCTCTTTACTCCACAAGGTTTCCCAAATGGTAGGTTATTATTcgatattaatattatagCCAAACTAGATGAGTCAGATATGTTTCTTTATGATTTCGAACCATTTAGGAAAACATTTATCGTAATAGGTTTAGTTAATGATGATAGTGATCCCATTGAAAACTTggaaatattaaaagataAATATCCAACAGTTATATCACATAACCTGATTTATTCCTCAAAGGATCTCGACAATACAAAAACTTCCGATGCAAATGTGTTTTATAGAagaattaatgaagaaatatctCTAGAAACAGTTATGTGTGATATAGGCAAGAACTTTCTACAGGcattgaatcattattattcatcaTACAAACATGTCACTTTAAGATCTCCAGGTGCAATTGGAGGGAGTTCAGTTCTTAAAACCAAACTAACACGTCAAGTAACGACTGCAAACAGTATGATGGCGTCAAAATCTTCTGCAACATCTAATCCCAAACGACTATCATCATTCGAAGCCACTACAAATACATTAAAAAGGTCTGCATCAATGAAATTAGCCACTACATTATCAACATCGGAGAACAAAGCTCAACAAAGGTCAAGAGGGAGACAATTAAAAATCCTAGGTAATTTTCAACTACTTTCTGGGAGATATATCGACGCAATGGCTAGTTTTACAGAATCTATTATTCTATTGCATAAGACCAGAGATTATATATGGCTAGGGTCTGGGCTCGATGGACTCGCAATTTGCTTCATACTATTAAGTTATTTACAATTGCCCTTTCAAATACCTGAAATAATCGATATAATTTGTCCTGTACCATTAATTGATCCatcttcaattgaaaataataacaatctCAACTCTACAAGTTCTCCCAGAAATAGTGTGGTGATTAATGGTTTGCAATCCCCAAGAGGTTCGATGGCATTCAACCAACGACCGGCCTTAAATATTGACGTGGAAAAGGTTAATCTACCATTACTCATTAAAACATTATCAGAAAAAACTTTATATTACTATGACTTAAGTTTATCTCATAATACTGAGTATGCTCCACAAATAGTATATAGCACATGTCTTTTAAAAACATTAACGTTCATGACTTCATGTCATAATGGAACAATATTATCAGCTGATATTCTTAACGACATAATAAAAGGACGCCATAACCATGAAAATAATTCCCAACTGAAAGAAGATTTCAATCCGctcttcaataaaattgaagTATATGCCTTTGCGAAtagattatttgaattacaattaaaagatatgGAGTTGGAATCACAAGTCGAAATATATTCCACATTGGCGGCAgtttacaaaatattgGGCTTTCTTCGGAAGGAATCCTTTGTTCTTCGACTACTAATGGTTACATTATTGATAAGCTCAGAAACCCTTTCATGGCATCAAGATTATAGGGCATTGATATGCAACATTTTGAACCTATATGGCATTGAAATTGACCAGCCTGAAAGCGCTCCATCGGGATGGctatttcttcaaaaaaaagCCATTCAATTATGTTTGGCTATCTCAGAAATAATTAGCGACAAAGCCTACATCTCTAAACTATCAATCTTACTTCTCAGAAAATACTCAAAAATTTTGACCACTGCAGAAGAAGAACGAATGTTACAAAATTATATCAATCCAATGGTCACCAGCGGAGTTATTAAGACGTACTGGGACGAATATATTTTGAGAGGTGTTAAAATCCAATCATTAGAGTTTGACAATTCAGGAGCTGAAAACAGTAGGATACCCTTGGCGTCTGCGCTGATCAACGAATCCAGAAAAGCcaaagaaatttcaaaaattaacaCTCAAGAAGTTTTCAATCCCTTCAAGCAATTACAGATTACGGCCAAAGCCAGGaataattcaaatccaAAGACAGAAACACCGCCAGAATTGTTCCTAATTGGTGACAAAGCAGAATTTTCGATTGAGTTACAGAATCCATTTAAATTTGATGTTCCCGTTTCTAACATTGAATTAAATCCTAAAACGGCTAAATATTGTACACTTATAGGCGATAACTTTACGAATGACAACCCGTATGTCATCAAACCGCTCTCAATTCAAACTATTTCCTTGATTTTGCAAGTCAAAAAGGAAACGTTCCACGATGTCcatttaattgattctttAAACATGTCCATATTTAACTTACCACCTCAAGAGTTCAAAATAGTTTCTTACAAAGATAACTCAGAGGTTAATgcagaagaaaaatgtaCATATGATCAAGTTAAATTACAGATATTACCAGAACAGCCAGAACTTCAACTTTTAAATACATCGAAGATGACAGGAAATGTATGGATGATGCTTGATGGTACAAGTACAAATTTTACAGTCACATTGAGGAACAAATCTTTAACTTGTAACATTGATTATCTGCAATTCACACCGGTTACAAGCATTGAACAGTCATTAAAGCCAGATTACTGGAAAAAACTGCGACCTGATGAGTTATATAGCTTagagaaaaaattggaGTGGTTAAAGAAAAACTGTATTACCACCAAGAATGCTCCAAGGACAATGAAACCAAATGAAGTCATCGAATTTAATCTTAATGTCAATGTAAGTAATGCGCCGTTGGAACTTACTGGATTCGATTTATTAATAGAATATGGGATGAAAGCAGCTGATCAATCATGTGTATATCTTAAAAAACTTCGCCTTCCATATAAGTTGACCATTAAAAGTTCGATTGAAGTTCCTACTATGGATATAATCCCAGTAAATGAATTACTCAGTGATGAAATGGAACGACTTGATTGGATTGACCATTTGATGAAGCAAATAGGAGATAATGAAAACCGAAAGAATGATTATGCTCTTTTACTTTTTGATGTGAGAAACTCATGGATAGATGGTATGTCGTTAGAGGTCCAATTTGAAGAGTTTAAAAGTAATTCGTATCTAATTGAAGGGTCTCATACATCGAGAATCATTGTGcctataaaaaaaattgactACAGGGAAAATCATTTCGCAACCACTCCAATCCCAAGTATTTCAAAAGGGCGCCAATTCATTCAGAGTGGTTTGACTGAGCAAGAGGAAATTGGCATGAGGGAAAGTTTTTGGTTTAAAGAGTACTTGTTATCAAGATTAAAGGGTTCGTGGAAACTATCCACCGATAAATCAATCACTGGTACAGTAGATTTTGGTAAgttcattgaaaaaatcgATGCAAAAATGGTATCAGTGGCTTGCAAAGGGAAGTCATCCTTTGACATAAAAATGACCATGGAGAAAACCAACGTCAAAATTGGTGATAGCACAGAAATCGTCGTTGAGATCCAAACAAATACAAAAGATAGATTAAATAAGACGCCACCGACCGAATACCTACACTATCTAATATTTGATCACTTTTCTTCACAGGCCCTTCCAAAATCAAATGGAAAGCTATTATACAATGGCTCACTGTCAAAGCCCATTAATTCCTGTAAAGATACCAGGAGTACGCTTGAGTTAATCCCTCTTAACCGAGGTAAGTATGAAATTCATACTTGCATTTCAGATGCTGCCTGCCCTGAATCGATCTTACATTATAATGCTAATTTTATAGTATTTACTgtttattga
- the PDR15 gene encoding ATP-binding cassette multidrug transporter PDR15 (similar to Saccharomyces cerevisiae PDR5 (YOR153W) and PDR15 (YDR406W); ancestral locus Anc_5.500): MSETKDSDQSDSSDFEHPYNGFDLETQSHVRDLARSLTQLSSIQSGSNVNVNVNDGLTVPDGEAPKSLYSLDVEGMNPVFTNPNDEGYNEHLDPNSDNFLSTAWVQNMANLAAADPEFYKPYALDCTWKNLSASGDSADVSYQQTFLNMGWKLLTAGLREILPAKEGSTFQILKPMDGLLKSGELLVVLGRPGSGCTTLLKSISSNTHGFNVSKESIISYNGLTPKEINRHYRGEVVYNAESDIHLPHLTVFETLVTVARLKTPQNRIKGVDRESYAKHVTEVAMATYGLSHTRNTKVGNDLVRGVSGGERKRVSIAEVWICGSKFQCWDNATRGLDSATALEFVKALKTQATVAKCAATVAIYQCSQDAYDLFDKVCVLDEGYQIYYGPGNEAKQYFEDMGYVCPPRQTTADFLTSVTSPAERILNKEMLKKGISIPQTPKDMGEHWLKSENYKRLMEEIDESLKQNTDEQREVMKEAHIAKQSKRSRPTSPYVVSYMMQVKYILIRNIWRIKNSSSITLFQVFGNSVMAFILGSMFYKVMKKGDSSTFYFRGAAMFFAILFNSFSSLLEIFSLYEARPITEKHRTYSLYHPSADAFASVLSEIPPKIATAIFFNIIYYFLVDFRRDGGVFFFYFLISIVATFALSHLFRCVGSVTKTLSEAMVPASMLLLAISMYTGFAIPETKMLGWSRWIWYINPIAYLFESLMINEFHDRHFPCAQYIPTGPAYINVTGTQRVCGSVGSIPGQDYVDGDRFLRESYGYQHKHKWRGFGVGMAYVVFFFVVYLVLCEYNEGAKQKGEILVFPHSVVRKMKKQGTLDQNQSTDPDDIENNAGTDESNTTEKNMLQATSSKSLSLRKIESQVGISKSEAIFHWRNLCYDVQIKKETRRILSNVDGWVKPGTLTALMGASGAGKTTLLDCLAERVTMGVITGKICVDGRLRDTSFPRSIGYCQQQDLHLKTATVRESLRFSAYLRQPANISIEEKNKYVEEVIDILEMEPYADAVVGVAGEGLNVEQRKRLTIGVELAAKPKLLVFLDEPTSGLDSQTAWATCQLMRKLADNGQAILCTIHQPSAVLMQEFDRLLFLQKGGKTVYFGELGDGCQTMIDYFESKGAHKCPPDANPAEWMLEVIGAAPGSHALQDYHEVWKSSEEYSAVLSELDWMETELQKKAKESTPEESKEFAENLFYQTKLVTVRVFQQYWRSPEYLWSKYVLTVFNMVFIGFTFFKADHTMQGLQNQMLSAFMFTVIFNPLLQQYLPGFVQQRDLYEARERPSRTFSWIAFIISQIIVEIPWNFIAGTIAYCIYYYAVGFYANASEANQLHERGGLFWLLATAFFVYIGSLGIAAISFIEVAETAAHLASLLFTMALSFCGVMATPSAMPRFWIFMYRVSPLTYLIDALLSVGVANVPVDCADYEFVQFTPPPGMTCGEYMRPYITYAGTGYLQDESNTEQCAFCQFSNTNDFLKTVSSDYSRRWRNWGIFICYIAIDYMAAVLFYYLARVPKKSGNVSEIAEEPSKSVKSVKSVKSFKSLKRTKSAKSAKSAKSEH; this comes from the coding sequence ATGTCCGAGACAAAAGATTCAGATCAGTCGGATTCGTCAGATTTTGAACATCCATATAACGGATTTGATCTCGAAACTCAAAGTCATGTCAGAGATCTAGCGAGATCCCTAACACAATTAAGTTCCATTCAATCAGGTTCCAATGTAAACGTAAATGTCAATGACGGTCTCACTGTCCCAGACGGTGAAGCTCCCAAATCACTTTATTCTCTAGACGTAGAAGGGATGAACCCCGTATTTACAAACCCTAATGATGAAGGTTATAATGAACATTTAGACCCAAATAGTGATAATTTCTTAAGTACAGCATGGGTTCAAAATATGGCTAATTTAGCTGCTGCTGATCCTGAGTTCTATAAACCTTATGCTTTAGATTGTACatggaaaaatttatcTGCATCTGGTGATTCAGCCGATGTATCATATCAACAAACATTCCTTAATATGGGttggaaattattaactgCAGGTTTAAGGGAAATTCTACCTGCTAAAGAAGGTTCCACtttccaaatattaaaaCCAATGGATGGGCTATTGAAATCTGGTGAATTATTAGTCGTTCTTGGTAGGCCGGGGTCTGGGTGTACCACcttattaaaatcaatatcttcaaatacACATGGGTTTAATGTTAGTAAAGAGTCaattatatcatataatgGTCTTACTCCAAAGGAAATTAATAGACATTATAGAGGTGAAGTTGTTTATAATGCTGAATCTGATATCCATTTACCTCATCTAACtgtttttgaaacattAGTTACTGTGGCAAGATTGAAAACCCCTCAAAATAGAATTAAAGGTGTAGATAGAGAATCATATGCAAAGCATGTCACAGAAGTGGCAATGGCAACGTATGGGTTATCTCATACAAGAAATACTAAAGTCGGTAATGATTTAGTTAGAGGTGTTTCAGGTGGTGAAAGAAAGCGTGTATCCATCGCAGAAGTTTGGATTTGTGGTTCTAAATTCCAATGTTGGGATAATGCAACAAGAGGGTTAGATTCTGCTACTGCTTTAGAATTCGTTAAAGCTTTGAAAACTCAGGCAACAGTGGCAAAATGTGCTGCAACTGTGGCAATCTATCAATGTTCTCAAGATGCTTACGATCTTTTCGATAAAGTTTGTGTCTTAGATGAAGgttatcaaatatattatgGTCCAGGTAATGAAGCaaaacaatattttgaagatatgGGATATGTTTGTCCTCCAAGACAAACTACTGCCGATTTCTTAACATCTGTCACAAGTCCCGCtgaaagaatattgaataaagaGATGTTGAAAAAAGGTATCTCAATCCCACAAACACCAAAAGATATGGGAGAACATTGGTTAAAATCAGAAAATTATAAAAGATTGATggaagaaattgatgaatcCTTAAAGCAAAATACTGATGAACAACGTGAAGTCATGAAGGAAGCTCATATAGCTAAACAATCAAAAAGATCAAGACCAACTTCTCCATACGTCGTTAGTTATATGATGCAagttaaatatattcttataagaaatatatgGAGAATCAAAAATAGTTCAAGTATTACATTATTCCAAGTCTTTGGGAATTCCGTTATGGCCTTTATTCTAGGTTCCATGTTTTATAAAGTTATGAAGAAAGGAGATTCTTCCACTTTCTATTTCCGTGGTGCTGCTATGTTCTTCgctattttatttaattcattttcatcattattagaaattTTCTCATTGTATGAGGCAAGACCCATTACAGAAAAACATAGAacatattcattatatcaTCCAAGTGCCGATGCCTTTGCATCAGTCTTATCTGAAATTCCCCCTAAGATCGCAACTgctattttcttcaatattatctaCTATTTCTTGGTTGACTTCAGAAGAGATGGTGgtgttttcttcttctatttcCTTATCAGTATAGTAGCTACATTTGCACTTTCCCATTTATTTAGATGTGTCGGTTCAGTTACGAAAACATTATCAGAAGCTATGGTACCTGCATCTATGTTACTATTAGCTATTTCCATGTATACCGGGTTTGCAATTCCAGAAACTAAGATGTTAGGTTGGTCAAGATGGATTTGGTATATTAATCCTATTGCTTATTTATTCGAATCCTTGATGATTAATGAGTTCCATGATAGACATTTCCCATGTGCTCAATATATTCCAACTGGTCCTGCATATATTAACGTTACTGGAACTCAACGTGTCTGTGGTTCTGTTGGTTCTATTCCAGGTCAAGACTACGTTGATGGTGATCGGTTCTTAAGAGAAAGTTATGGTTATCAACATAAACACAAATGGCGTGGTTTCGGTGTCGGTATGGCTTATGTTGTATTTTTCTTCGTTGTGTATTTGGTACTTTGTGAATATAATGAAGGTGCAAAACAGAAAGGTGAAATTCTAGTCTTCCCACACAGTGTTGTcagaaaaatgaaaaagcAAGGTACGTTAGATCAGAACCAAAGTACAGATCcagatgatattgaaaacaatGCGGGGACTGATGAAAGTAATACTACTGAGAAAAACATGTTACAAGCTACTTCAAGTAAATCGTTATCTCTTCGAAAAATTGAATCACAAGTCggtatttcaaaatctgaGGCTATTTTTCATTGGAGGAATTTGTGTTATGATGTTCaaattaagaaagaaacaagGCGTATTTTATCTAATGTTGATGGTTGGGTTAAACCAGGTACTTTGACCGCTTTAATGGGGGCCTCCGGTGCTGGTAAAACCACTTTATTGGATTGTTTGGCTGAGAGAGTTACAATGGGTGTTATTACTGGGAAGATATGTGTCGATGGACGATTAAGAGATACTTCATTCCCAAGATCCATTGGTTATTGTCAACAACAAGATTTACATTTGAAAACTGCCACCGTGAGAGAATCCTTGAGATTCTCTGCCTATTTACGTCAACCAGCTAATATCtctattgaagaaaaaaataagtaTGTGGAAGAGGTTATCGATATTTTAGAAATGGAACCATACGCTGATGCTGTTGTGGGTGTTGCAGGTGAAGGTCTGAATGttgaacaaagaaaaagattaaCAATTGGTGTCGAATTAGCTGCTAAACCTAAACTATTAGTTTTCTTAGATGAACCAACTTCCGGTCTAGATTCCCAAACTGCCTGGGCCACTTGTCAATTAATGAGAAAATTAGCTGATAATGGTCAAGCAATTTTGTGTACCATCCATCAACCTTCAGCTGTCTTGATGCAAGAATTTGATcgtttattatttttacaaaaaGGTGGGAAAACAGTATACTTTGGTGAACTAGGTGACGGTTGTCAAACAATGATTGATTACTTTGAAAGTAAAGGTGCCCATAAGTGTCCTCCGGATGCTAATCCTGCAGAATGGATGTTAGAAGTTATAGGTGCCGCACCGGGATCACATGCTTTACAAGATTACCATGAAGTTTGGAAAAGTTCCGAAGAATATAGTGCTGTACTAAGTGAATTAGATTGGATGGAAAcagaattacaaaagaaaGCCAAAGAATCCACTCCTGAGGAGAGTAAAGAATTTGCTGAAAATCTTTTCTACCAAACAAAGTTGGTTACTGTCCGTGTTTTCCAACAGTATTGGAGATCACCTGAATATTTATGGTCTAAATATGTTTTAACAGTTTTTAACATGGTTTTCATTGGATTTACATTCTTCAAAGCGGATCACACAATGCAAGGGttacaaaatcaaatgtTATCTGCATTTATGTTCACAGTTATTTTTAATCCACTTCTACAACAGTACTTACCAGGTTTTGTCCAACAAAGAGATTTATATGAAGCTAGAGAACGCCCTTCAAGAACTTTTTCCTGGATTGCATTTATTATATCGCAAATCATTGTTGAAATTCCATGGAACTTCATAGCAGGAACTATTGCTTACtgtatttattattatgcCGTTGGATTTTATGCCAATGCCTCTGAAGCAAACCAATTGCACGAGAGAGGTGGTCTATTTTGGTTACTGGCTACTGCTTTCTTTGTTTACATTGGTTCTTTGGGTATTGCCGCTATATCTTTTATTGAAGTTGCTGAAACAGCTGCTCATCTTGCATCTTTACTGTTTACAATGGCCTTATCTTTCTGTGGTGTGATGGCGACGCCTAGTGCTATGCCTAGGTTCTGGATTTTTATGTATAGAGTCTCTCCTTTGACCTATTTAATTGATGCATTACTATCGGTCGGTGTTGCAAATGTACCCGTTGACTGTGCCGATTATGAATTTGTTCAGTTCACCCCTCCACCAGGTATGACTTGTGGTGAGTATATGCGACCATATATTACATATGCAGGTACAGGATATTTACAAGATGAATCGAACACCGAACAATGTGCATTCTGCCAATTCTCCAATACAAATGACTTTTTGAAAACCGTTAGTTCTGATTATTCTAGAAGATGGAGGAATTGGggtatttttatttgttataTTGCAATCGACTATATGGCAGCAGTGTTATTCTATTATCTAGCAAGAGTGCCTAAGAAGTCAGGAAACGTCTCTGAAATTGCTGAAGAACCTTCAAAATCAGTGAAATCGGTAAAATCGGtaaaatctttcaaatctttaaaaCGTACTAAATCAGCAAAATCAGCAAAATCAGCAAAATCAGAACATTAA
- the NDAI0A04210 gene encoding uncharacterized protein yields MLQLRLSFAVTMLSYFEYLRTYLFFMRIPRTNEVETHVRIRSYVYSHTAECVAPGKCPWSNRYPVGVLTGTAPLFRSIVFSRGLTLRKRSARNKGGRGRDKQRDRETKEGEGVLFSAESVNNIANAQRHTVSSSKLLCFCFYSCSTPERPSHFIAIG; encoded by the coding sequence ATGCTACAATTGAGGCTCTCTTTTGCAGTAACAATGTTATCctattttgaatatctaCGTACGTATCTCTTCTTCATGCGGATCCCGAGGACAAATGAAGTTGAAACACATGTACGTATAAGGTCATATGTATATTCACATACCGCGGAGTGCGTTGCCCCAGGAAAGTGTCCGTGGAGTAATCGTTACCCTGTCGGTGTCTTAACCGGTACTGCGCCGCTGTTTAGATCTATCGTATTTTCAAGGGGTTTAACTCTCCGCAAACGCTCAGCAAGAAACAAGGGGGGGCGGGGGAGAGACAAACAAAGAGACAGAGAAACTAAGGAAGGGGAAGGGGTCCTCTTTTCCGCGGAATCAGTCAACAACATCGCCAATGCGCAGCGACACACAGTTTCCTCGAGCAAACTCCTctgtttttgtttctatTCCTGTTCCACCCCGGAACGCCCCAGCCATTTCATTGCAATAGGATAA
- the MRP20 gene encoding mitochondrial 54S ribosomal protein uL23m (similar to Saccharomyces cerevisiae MRP20 (YDR405W); ancestral locus Anc_5.498) has protein sequence MPRVFGTKLNPSVVGDVLQKSKKTLEKPTFSNKILSLTRKSIEDGKSHFRVGSRKLYFPKARVILLRPNAKHTPYQAKFIVPKSFNKLDLRDYLYHIYGLRAMNITTQLLPGTYSTVGRMGSRFRGPQIKKMTIDMEEPFVWPKENAKKEGEDSLGIEYTKELEKFEEDNTHRTGSDRYKPGESFDGVLGPYGLGAQPFIPKFLKRELDNKKKRYFKSINTANTLNMIEKAVERDEDITRVR, from the coding sequence ATGCCGCGCGTGTTTGGAACCAAGCTAAACCCATCTGTGGTAGGTGATGTTTTAcaaaaaagcaaaaaaacCCTTGAGAAACCAACTTTTAGTAACAAGATTCTTTCCTTGACGAGGAAAAGTATTGAAGATGGTAAATCACATTTTAGGGTTGGTTCAAGGAAATTATATTTCCCTAAAGCTCGTGTGATATTGTTACGTCCCAATGCTAAGCATACACCATATCAGGCTAAATTTATCGTTCctaaatctttcaataaattgGATTTAAGAgattatctttatcataTTTATGGATTAAGAGCCATGAATATTACTACGCAATTGTTACCAGGTACGTATTCTACTGTGGGAAGAATGGGATCAAGATTTAGAGGACCTCAAATTAAGAAGATGACTATTGATATGGAGGAACCCTTTGTATGGCCAAAAGAGAATGCAAAAAAGGAAGGAGAAGATTCATTAGGTATAGAGTATACTAAGGAACTAGAAAAGTTTGAAGAGGATAATACGCATAGGACTGGGTCTGATAGATATAAACCTGGTGAATCATTTGATGGTGTTTTGGGTCCATACGGTTTGGGTGCCCAACCATTTATACCTAAGTTCTTGAAAAGAGAATTagataataagaaaaagagGTATTTCAAATCTATCAACACTGCCAATACACTAAATATGATTGAAAAGGCTGTTGAGCgtgatgaagatataaCGAGGGTAAGGTAA